The genomic interval CATGTTCCTGGTCTCCTTTGAAGTTGCGATACTCTGTGCATTTCACTCGTACTGTGACGCTGTTGACCTGTAAAGGATCGCATTCTTTTGGTAATTTGGTGATCGCATTACCTTGCAGAACAACTGGAGTCACTCCGAAGTGTCCTATATGGAGTGATCTTGTCAGCAAACACGCTTACGAACAGCGCCgtgacgatgtcgaggacATACCAGCATGTGGGAAGATCCGGCCACTAGCATTTCCATGCTTGGGAATGAGGTAGACGTCAAGCATACCGCGGATGTAATGTCATATCACCGCATTTGCATGTGTGATGCAATAGGATTATCGAAATAAGGGGAGGATGTCTGATGTACCGGTCGGTCGGTTTTGTATGAGCAAGTTACTCGGAACTTGATTTTGACTTTTGAGAAAAGCAGTAGGTGACCGACCTAGTACACGTGAATATGTGATGACAGGagcagaggacgacgagaggaagacctgacggagaggaagaagaggggacTAAAGGTGGGAATGTTTTGTCGGATTGTTTATATTCAAGCTAGCCAGGTGATGGGGTAATTGATTAGATGcagaaaagaaggagagatcagaagacgagacgGGACCAGCTTAGCTAGTTAGTATATATTATCCTTCCAAACCAAACTACATCGCACTATGTTGATTTTTCTACGCTAACTTAAAACtaacgagcgagcgagcaacTAAGCAACACACGCACAAAGAAGGACGACGCCACCGCCGTGCCGTCGATCATTTAACACATTTGACACACATTCCCGGGCGGCTTATTACCGGAAACGGCTAGTCACTTTCTAACTATTATCCCCCTAATCTAAGTCATAACCAGGCAACATAAAGCCTCCAGCCTAAATTCGaccacccacacacccacccacccaccaccactccttcCCAACACAAGCTTTAGTGACGTAAAGGCGCAAGCCCCGATCGTATCGCGAGAATTGCGAGAAACACGATATGGCAGGGAGAGAGGATGCGTAATTGCATGATTCGATGATGTTATATGATCCGAATTGACCTAGATGAGACAACGGGGACTACTCCAGTACAATTTAGCCTGGTAATCAATCACTCCAGTGAGCGCGAGTGTGCATGCATCGTCTATTCAAAAGATATGCTCCGATCGTTTGTGATGCGCACACGAGGGAAAGACTGCAGCATTGTCACCCGCTGGTAAGTCTGTTCATTTAGGATAGTGTAACGTCGATCCTTGGCGTTTGTCAGCATGGGTCACACGAAGATACAGGACTAGACGCCAAGGAACCGTCCTGTGGCTTATTTTTAGGTACAAGCTTCTGCTCACATACACCACTCGCACAATTACGTGGGGTTTCTTTTCCCTTCTATACGACGTCACTCAGCAAGAACACAATTAGTCAGTACGCACactcgccaccaccaccaccaccaccccgTCCACCTCCAGGACGACgaccacttcctctttccaaCCCCCGGGACAAAGTTCGTTGAACTCTATTTGATCAAAACGACGCTAACCACTTGCGCGGAAACTTCCACGAGATCCCGACAATACCGGGATGAAAGGGGGTTCCAACGATCAAGCACATGTAAGCACATGTATGTACCTCGCATCTTGACCTTCGTGAGTACTGTTGTGCATGGATCCCCTGATGCTTGATGCATGTCACCGACACCATTCCAGTAAACGTTCTATATCACCTGAATACGAATAATCACAGTGGTGGGACATGGATAGCTTGGCGGTCGGCCTTGGTCGGTCGAAATTAGATCACCAACATGACACCGCGTGGAACGGCAAAGCGCCTGCATGCATGGGAACGAACCGGAATAAGCTGTAATACGACGACTACATCTAGACCTTTGTCTGACATGTGCTGAAACCTCGCTTTGTTCGTTTCCAcatctcatccctctcgcaGTCAAGGCACCTGGATGCGACTACTCCGACGATCATAGCCACAAGCCATTCCGTGATGGGCGGATGACCTACACGAGATGTTTGATTGGCACGAAGACCGATTTGGCAGAGAACCAAACgcgtctgtctgtctgtctaTCTGTTTGCAACGCGTCGCCAAATGCGCATATAACGTTTGCATTACTACTACTACAACGTTTACAGAAGCGGACCTTGCCAGCCAACTCCCGAATCTACGTAAAATATGAACCAGGTCAATCCGCGCCCTGTATAGCAACTATGAGTGGCGCCGCCTGATGCGTGCCTGTGCTATTTCGGTTGGCTTGCCTCCATCCTTCCATCGATAGCAGGATCCTGTgcgtgatggtgatgatgcgGATCGAGATGCACGTAAACTCACCAATGCGATTGCACGTATATGTAACACATCGATCGTTGTTTCTGGCCGGTAAATCACTTTGTATAGATCCGGCAACGGGCCGTTTCAATATGCATAGCGATTATTGCTCGATTGCTTGATATATCCCTCAAGTAACGCAAATCCAAATGCTGTTGAGCAGTGCGATGCGATTCCGTTCTTCTTTGTTAACGGGTTCAGCGTCCCTCCCCTTCGCCCGGTATTGACCTGGTAACGAATTATTATACGCAAAGCGTTGAGAACCTGTCATGACCAACAGCACTGCAGTGatcagtgatgatggtttCTCAAAATAGCGGACCCGTGGAATGTGCCACAAAAGGCGACGGCGTGATCGGATGTGTAATCGCCGGAATCGCGTCATGTCCACAACTTACATAACTTACATTCACCGAGCATACTCGTTCATCAGCTGAATCAGCTTATTGCTGCTGATCACCAACTTTCTGCTGATTCTTGTTCAttgatcatcaacaactaTCTAACTTTCTGGTGAGTTCTAGTGGTCCTTGATCTTCTGTCGAGAGGATGAGTCATCCACGGTGTTATGAAGGTATATAAGGAAGGTTGCTGGTTGTGTGCGCGACGAACTATCATCCTTTCGAAATATTCACCTCGCGCTTCTGCCAACTCCCGCCGCTCATATCTTATCTTTTGACAATTCCTACATAATTGAAGTATCACCTTACTGATCACATCTAAACTCAACAGTCTCTTGTCAACTCAGTAAACTTACTAAACAATCAAAATGGTCAAGGCTATCGAATCTTACGACGAGTTCAAGACTCTTGTGAGTTGTTCCTtttaccatcatcaccgttgATCCCCATCGATATCATTCCATTAGGCCAAGTGCCAATATGCTAACGAAATTGCTTGAACAGATCTCCGGCTCCGAGcccgttgttgttgactacTGGGCCACCTGGTGTGGTCCTTGTAAGATGATCTCCCCCCACTTCGCTAAGCTCGAGGCCAAATTCCCCGGCGTCAAGTTCGCAAAGGTCGACAttgaggagcaggaggagatTGCCAAGGAGGCTGGTATCAAGGTCATGCCTACTTTCATTGCGTACAAGGATGGACAACCCATTGAGACTGTTTCCGGTGCCGTCCCCGCCAAGctcaacgtgagtgatgatTTCGCTCGCACTTCACCTGCTGTGCTTAACTGAACTGAGCTGACTTTTGTCTCCTTCTGTCACCGCGCTTCtttttcctttcctcctctaCACGACGTCTCTCCGCTTctcatcaactccttcttccttccttctgccATACACCTGGCTACCTCTTCCGCGCAACAGGCCTTGCTCGACAAGATCTCCGCTTAAACAGTTGTATCGTTGCATTGTCATTGCAGATGTGCATGTATAGAAGTGTGAAGAAGCAATCTGGTCTATGAGCTGCACACTGCCCCTCCACCTGACTCATGTCGGAGGAACGGTAGGAAATCGATCGTTTGCGAGATACGGTGTAGTCATACTGACGTTTGACCTGAACTTCC from Kwoniella shandongensis chromosome 4, complete sequence carries:
- a CDS encoding thioredoxin gives rise to the protein MVKAIESYDEFKTLISGSEPVVVDYWATWCGPCKMISPHFAKLEAKFPGVKFAKVDIEEQEEIAKEAGIKVMPTFIAYKDGQPIETVSGAVPAKLNALLDKISA